The Vallitalea okinawensis genome window below encodes:
- a CDS encoding glycine betaine ABC transporter substrate-binding protein translates to MRRNIIIMFISIIMLLSLVACGKDEKKVVVASKPHAEQYILAEMITQLIETHTDIQVEQKLGIGGGTANIHPAMEKGEIDIYPEYTGTGWLFVLKEELINDPEQLYVEVKAKYMEDYNIQWLDLYGFNNTYALALKKPLADELGISTYSELALKGNGLNFGAEYDFYEREDGYPGLENVYGLEFEDKIELDIGLKYEAIASNEVDVINVFSTDGLLKKYELTVLEDDKNFFPAYQPSTLIRSETLKEYPELEEVLNMLAGQISDEEMIQLNYLVEKENKDPKDVAKEFLVEKGLI, encoded by the coding sequence GCTTAGTTGCTTGTGGAAAAGATGAAAAGAAAGTCGTTGTAGCTTCAAAACCTCACGCAGAACAATATATACTTGCAGAAATGATTACTCAATTAATTGAGACTCATACAGATATACAAGTTGAGCAAAAGCTTGGTATTGGTGGAGGGACAGCCAATATCCATCCAGCCATGGAAAAAGGTGAAATTGATATCTATCCTGAATATACTGGAACAGGATGGTTGTTTGTCTTAAAAGAAGAACTCATTAATGATCCAGAACAGCTGTACGTAGAAGTTAAAGCTAAATACATGGAAGATTATAATATTCAATGGCTTGACCTCTACGGGTTCAATAATACATATGCTTTAGCTTTAAAAAAACCTCTTGCTGATGAACTGGGAATTAGCACATATTCAGAATTAGCTTTGAAAGGTAATGGATTGAACTTTGGTGCAGAATATGATTTTTATGAAAGAGAAGATGGATATCCAGGTTTAGAAAATGTTTATGGCTTAGAATTTGAAGATAAAATTGAATTAGATATTGGATTAAAATATGAAGCTATTGCATCAAATGAAGTAGATGTTATCAATGTGTTTTCAACTGATGGGTTATTAAAAAAATATGAACTGACAGTTCTAGAGGATGATAAAAACTTCTTTCCAGCTTATCAGCCTTCTACTTTAATAAGAAGTGAAACTCTAAAAGAATACCCTGAGCTAGAAGAGGTTTTAAACATGTTAGCAGGTCAAATTAGTGATGAGGAAATGATCCAACTCAATTACTTAGTTGAAAAAGAGAATAAAGATCCTAAAGATGTTGCTAAAGAATTTCTCGTGGAGAAAGGCTTAATATAA
- a CDS encoding TetR/AcrR family transcriptional regulator, which produces MPKETFYNLQEEKRSMILKIAIEEFQKKGFDKASISNIVKDAGIAKGSFYQYFSDKKDLFKYIIDQTAVDKEKYLRGILDDIEQIDFFIMLRKLYVAGIQYSNDHPKEARIVNSLINGTNQLKEEMLGDVLEKGVDFYEGLLQLGIKKGTVNQEIDVRLVAIMINDLSTSLSEHYLKNENNQDVDTFMRWIDQMLYVLKNGIGGVK; this is translated from the coding sequence ATGCCAAAAGAGACTTTTTATAATTTACAAGAAGAGAAACGTTCTATGATCCTTAAAATCGCCATTGAAGAATTCCAGAAGAAGGGATTCGACAAAGCTAGTATATCCAATATAGTTAAAGATGCAGGGATTGCAAAAGGAAGTTTCTATCAATACTTTAGTGATAAAAAAGACTTGTTCAAATACATTATAGATCAGACAGCAGTAGATAAAGAAAAATACCTAAGGGGAATCTTAGATGATATTGAGCAAATAGATTTTTTCATAATGTTAAGAAAACTTTATGTGGCAGGAATTCAATATTCTAATGATCATCCCAAAGAAGCTCGAATAGTTAATAGTTTAATTAACGGAACGAATCAACTCAAAGAAGAAATGTTAGGTGATGTTCTTGAAAAAGGTGTAGACTTTTATGAAGGACTTCTGCAATTAGGGATAAAGAAGGGGACTGTTAATCAGGAGATTGATGTTAGGCTAGTAGCGATTATGATTAATGATCTAAGTACTTCCCTAAGTGAACACTATTTAAAAAATGAGAATAATCAAGATGTTGATACCTTCATGAGGTGGATTGATCAAATGCTCTATGTTTTGAAAAATGGTATTGGAGGAGTGAAGTAG
- a CDS encoding DUF445 family protein — translation MTEWMNWIITPIVGAVIGYSTNWLAIKMLFRPYTEKHIGNIKIPFTPGLIPKERERIANKISEAVGGYVLTEEVLNKELKSEVVKDQIRILFREKTQPLVIGIIIDELLEGIFSDDKQLVIDFIQNKINATIELELASKGDDLQQLIYTKLENKFSPEMTLKEVFGTEIISNIEVVLLNNVPIIKESLKGLLREDNIEVKLKSMLSDVISEKFGALGAMFVDSGSIYNIIVSKVDDFLDDAETQEMLRQAMIGLVESISNKAINEFISEERLREGFNYIAENIINELYSDEFRGLTNQIIKNQVNNLIRQKINFSPTMMKKIEDRFVDQYEITIDERIKEIIETINLARIIEEQINAFELKELEAMILSIAQKELRAITWLGALLGSIMAFILLLFQ, via the coding sequence ATGACAGAATGGATGAATTGGATTATAACTCCCATTGTTGGTGCAGTAATTGGTTATAGCACTAACTGGCTTGCTATAAAAATGTTATTTAGACCGTATACAGAGAAACATATAGGGAATATAAAGATTCCATTTACGCCAGGACTTATTCCAAAAGAGAGAGAAAGAATTGCTAATAAAATTTCAGAAGCTGTTGGTGGTTACGTGTTAACTGAAGAAGTTCTTAATAAAGAGTTAAAATCTGAAGTGGTAAAAGATCAAATCAGAATACTTTTTCGAGAAAAAACACAACCTCTCGTTATAGGGATAATTATTGATGAACTCTTGGAAGGAATTTTTAGTGATGACAAACAACTAGTTATTGACTTCATACAGAACAAAATTAATGCAACCATTGAACTAGAATTGGCATCTAAAGGTGATGACCTTCAACAACTCATCTACACCAAGTTAGAGAATAAATTTTCACCTGAGATGACGTTGAAAGAGGTATTTGGCACTGAAATAATCAGTAATATAGAAGTAGTACTACTGAATAATGTGCCTATAATAAAAGAATCGTTAAAAGGGTTATTAAGAGAAGATAACATTGAAGTAAAACTGAAAAGTATGTTGTCAGATGTTATTAGTGAAAAATTTGGTGCTCTCGGTGCGATGTTTGTAGATTCAGGAAGTATTTATAACATAATAGTATCTAAAGTAGACGATTTTCTTGATGATGCTGAAACACAAGAAATGTTAAGACAAGCTATGATAGGATTAGTAGAGTCAATAAGCAATAAAGCAATTAATGAGTTTATTTCTGAAGAACGATTGAGAGAGGGTTTCAATTATATTGCAGAGAATATCATCAACGAGCTATATTCTGATGAGTTTAGAGGGTTGACCAATCAAATCATTAAAAATCAAGTTAATAATCTCATTAGGCAAAAAATTAATTTTTCACCTACAATGATGAAGAAAATAGAAGATCGTTTTGTAGATCAGTATGAGATAACGATTGACGAAAGGATTAAGGAAATCATTGAGACGATTAATTTAGCTAGAATTATTGAAGAACAGATTAATGCTTTTGAATTAAAAGAATTAGAAGCAATGATTTTAAGCATTGCACAAAAAGAGCTAAGAGCAATAACCTGGTTAGGGGCATTACTTGGGTCTATTATGGCATTTATACTATTATTATTCCAATAG
- a CDS encoding ABC transporter ATP-binding protein, producing the protein MEILRFENVYKSYNKEDFVIENLNLSVNKGEFLTLIGPSGCGKTTMLKLINGLIKPNSGSIYLYGKELSQWNPIELKRNIGYVIQQIGLFPHLTVAENISFVLNIKKVPKKEREEKAADLIQLVGLEKEYLSRYPRELSGGQRQRIGVARALAADPDIILMDEPLGAVDEISRRVLQDEILRIYSELKKTIIFVTHDIEEALKLGSKVVLFNQGIIEQIGTKEEMIFSPSSQFVIDFLGLKGFTSYLNVAAVGDVYKSINDQMIQRCSNQTDPTLNIEAPIMEGIRVMFDLGVDRIGVKNNEGYLVGEFSLSDLYENTKLSKKVS; encoded by the coding sequence ATGGAAATTTTAAGGTTTGAGAATGTCTACAAAAGCTATAATAAAGAGGACTTTGTCATTGAGAACTTAAACCTTTCTGTGAACAAAGGTGAATTTTTAACCTTAATAGGTCCCTCAGGTTGTGGTAAAACTACTATGCTAAAACTCATTAACGGTTTAATTAAGCCTAATAGTGGCAGTATATATTTATATGGTAAGGAACTAAGTCAATGGAACCCCATTGAGTTAAAAAGAAATATCGGGTATGTTATTCAACAAATAGGGTTATTTCCGCATTTGACAGTAGCAGAAAATATAAGTTTCGTACTCAATATAAAAAAAGTTCCTAAGAAGGAAAGAGAAGAAAAGGCGGCAGACTTAATCCAACTTGTCGGATTAGAAAAAGAATACCTCAGCAGATATCCTAGAGAATTAAGTGGCGGACAACGACAAAGGATTGGTGTTGCAAGAGCCTTAGCAGCGGATCCAGATATTATACTGATGGATGAACCCCTAGGAGCCGTTGATGAAATATCCAGGAGAGTTCTTCAAGATGAAATTCTAAGAATCTATTCTGAACTAAAGAAAACAATTATCTTTGTCACTCACGATATAGAAGAAGCTTTAAAACTAGGGAGCAAGGTAGTCTTGTTTAATCAAGGGATCATTGAACAAATTGGAACAAAGGAAGAGATGATTTTTTCACCAAGCAGCCAATTTGTAATAGACTTTCTTGGTCTAAAAGGTTTTACCTCCTACCTGAATGTAGCTGCAGTAGGTGATGTTTACAAATCAATTAATGATCAGATGATACAAAGATGTAGTAACCAAACAGACCCAACATTGAATATAGAGGCACCTATTATGGAAGGGATTAGGGTGATGTTTGATCTTGGGGTTGATAGGATTGGTGTTAAGAATAATGAGGGGTATTTAGTAGGAGAGTTTTCCTTATCTGATCTATATGAAAACACCAAGTTAAGTAAAAAAGTTTCATAA